TCATTTCTTCCAGCAACATGTAGGTTGTGCATTCCACTCAATGACAAAGACCTATAAATGGAAAGGAAAACCTACTGCCTAACCGAAAAGAAACATAGCTATCTGAAATATCGAACTCAAATCTTCAAATCTCAACTACATTGTCTAACCCTCATGATCTTCAAGTAGTTAAGAATTGGCTGTTTTAATTACAATCATCAACTTGGTACAAGCATCAATTTCTCAACCTTACCAAATTTAAGGATTGAATGATCTCCAATAACATCAGAATGCCAAAAAAAAGCTAGAAATGGCTGCATACTGAATGATTAAATAGGTTTCAAGGAATGGAAATTTTACCCCTCTTGGGATTATTGGCCCAGGTCAACAGCAACTAAACATATGTCATAAGGAATAAGCAATCCGGTGATTCAGAAGTAACACATCATTCAAGAAGAAAACAATTGTAAcctgtatttatttttaagtcaGTACAACAAGAATAAACAACTAGCAAAGCGCTGGCATCTTTATGTTTAGAATTATGAATTATTGCTCTTACTCAATTTCAGTGCAGTCAATTGGGACAGCCTTAATCTTGCTATTTCAGATTGTGCGCGAGATCTACGTTTGTGGTTTTGTATGACAACACAAAATAGATGCATTTGCTTCTTTCTTCATTTTtacagggaaaaaaaattagtttgcaCACAAACCAACAACTACAAAAATAGAGAAGCCATCCCTATGAGTTTTgtatgacaaaataaaaaagatgtaTTTGCTTCTTCATTTACCCAAAAAAGAAATTAGTTTGTACACAAACCAACAATTACAAAAATAGAGAAGTCATCCCTAGGCACTTTCAATTGCATAAAACTTTACAGAAAACGAAGAAAAACATAAACAATGCCAGACACACTTGAAATCTTAAGATGCAACAGACTGAACAGAAAAAGAACAAGCATAAGCAATAAACCGTAAAGTACATAAAAATTCAATCACGAGCAAATTTATCTTCTAAGTTTAAACAGAACAAAGAATTTTGCAGAAAACACATCCTATAATTTCCAAGCAAGTTTGAGTTTGCACATAATTTTGTCATTTGGACTTGAATCTGAAAACACATTGACAATTTTTCTGTCATGAGTACGAGGCTAGAGCTGGAATTTGGCTATGTCAACTATGAGTTGGAGATGGAATAAACATTTTCCTATAAGAAATATGGGCTTTAGCCTAATCCACCTGATGAGGGGTGTAAGGGCTTTCTTAAAAgcttaaaaaaatctattccatgtataagaatttactttaatacaaataaattgTTGAGAACTTCTAACAAGGTGGTGGAATAGAGATCATCAGAGGAAAAACAGTAGCCaattatgaaaaaattatatgcctatgaaaaacaaaaaaaaaaaagcaactcaTAAATCTAGTCTACAGGATTATAGTTATAAGATAATAAGAAGCCATGAAATTTTAAGCTGCCCGAAGATCACGAATAAGATGAATAAAAGATGAgaccatttctttttcttttcttttttttttttaagagagtaCTGAGAAGGAATGTGTGTGTACAGATCACTCTTGCAGCATGAAATTGTGGATTTACTGGCCAATAATGACCAGAAAAACTATTAACAGATTTTTCATTCACACAATAGTACCTAAATTACATTAGTAGGATGTGCATGACTAccatattaaagtaaaaaagcgaTGGTAATAAAAAGAACTATACTAGATGCTTTGCTGAATAATTAGCAGGTCGAATGATAGGCTAAGAGGCCCTTGACTACACAAAACAGAGACCCTTTGTTATCACTATAAGCAAGCATAATACTGTAGTGAGATATCATATAATTGTACAATCTAGACTATAACAGCAAACATGGCCCAAAGAATAATAATGTAGTGATAACACTAAACAAGGAGAAACAAGGTATCAAGCACATTagcattgaaaaaaaaaagaactcccCCTGTTATTCTCATGAAGAAATTCGTTATCTGCAGATCTGTTGAAACGTATGCTATTTCAataaatgatcaaagaaatagATAAATATAAGTAGATCTATAGTCTGAATGGGACTCAAACTTAAATTCTTTCCTTAAACTATTTCCATTTAACAACTCACTGAATCCATTTGCCaaaaagaaaattctgaaatagcagaaaaagtgaaaatttatGACTCACACAGTTAGGAATTAGAACTAAAGCATATGGCATGAACTAAGCTGATCGATTCAAAAGTCCATAGAAAGCAACTTGGCTGGCTCGGAAATACTAACATAAACTAGTAGAAGCTTCTTTATATTTCCTCAGCTTTTAAATGCTTGAATAACAATAAGCTGCTATGACATCACCTCCGTGTAACTATTGCTTGCATATTGAGAAGTCCTTAATGAAATTTTGGGATCAGTTATACTAACCTATTAATCATGTCAGTTTTAAATTAGGGAAAAATTGTTTTTAAACAAAATGGCatcatgtattttttttagtgCTCCTGCATCAATATGATCTTTCCCTCTCTTTCAGAGTACCATCTACTTGCTGCATCGTGTATTTTTTAGTGCTCCTGCATCAATATgatctttctctccctttcaGAGTACcatctacttgttgttagaaaCGTGGTCTCTGTTGGAGATGCCCAAACCATCTAAATCGATTTGAATGCAACTTATCTACTACAGATGCTATCCTAACTTGTGTCAGATAAGACAATCAAACTCTTTATCCATCTCACTATTATCGTCATGGCAACTCCCaacttcataaatttttggtttCCTAGTTGTATAACTGACATATTAGCATATGGCAAATATCATTCTATAAATGATTTTAGCAGCCAAGTAATATAACCACATGGTAGAAGCATATACTATGTAATCTCTAGTAATGCTTCTGCCAATAATTCAGATCTAATATATCAAAGCCTTTCAATCTACTGGCAGATTAATTTCTTAAAGTACTAGAGAGCACAAAGGAAAAGTCTAGTTGATCACTAATTAGCCTGAGAATGTGAAATTCAGAGGGAGTTGTTTTGACGAGTCAAGAACAACACATCAAATTTCCAGACGATTATGAACTTCCTTTTTAAATAGAATcttgtttttgtattttaagCAGATAGTGAATTTATTAAGCTCAAAAATAACATATGCAAAATCATATCAAAAAGACCACCGTAAGTACTTATATAGTTAAGCAAGTACTCAGACCATTTGTGTTTTATACATCTTGAAGTATATTTGCAAACTCATGATTTCAGATACTCCAAAGAAGTCAATAAACCTTAAAGTGCTTAGATACCAGGCCAAATACCTAAACAGTTTGTGCTACATATAGCTTGAAGCATCATTTGCAAAATCAAGATTCCGATGCTCCAAAGAGTCAACAAACTCTAAATTACTCATATACTCACCAAACACCTATACAATTTGCGTTTTATACAGCTCAAAATATCATTTGTCAAGTGATGATTCCAAATACTCCAAGAAGCCAAGGAACCATTGAACTACTATAGTGCTAATATACTTGACTTCATACTTCAATTCCAAGCAAAAAAAACTCTCCAAGTTTAGAATAAGGGAATTCCAATGAGGTTATGGACTATATCATCTATCCCAACAATTTCTTTATGATTGTACTGCATATTCTAGTTGTTGCAATTAACCAAACAGagcctaaaattcacaaaaatagCATCAAAAGAAACACACAGGAGAGCCAATAAGAGAACTAGCAGGCTTTTTCTTAAATTTCGCAGCCTATCAAATAATATACAAGTACAGCGACCATTTATTATGTAAATAAAAACAGGATATGAATAtgcagaggaagaggaggaggaggagctagGGTTTGTTCCCCGATCTCACCGATACAAACCCCAAAAAGGGCGATCTCAATTAGGGCCATCGGAGGAGGGCACGTACTCGAACTCGTCCTCCCGGAGGTGGGCGAAGAACTTGACGGGCCTATCCTGGCCGTCGATTCGGATCAGGAACTCGACCTTGAAGGGGAGATTGGCGCTGATGCGCTTCCCCTTCCACACGCCGACGTACTGCTTGATCGTCCCCTCCATCCCGCCCAGATCCAGATCCGGCGCCTTCGCCACGTGGTACACCCTGAGCGGCGCCTTCACGCGGATCCTCCGCCCgatcttcgccgccgccgccgcctcctcctccgccaccgccgccgcctccgacgacgagaCGTCGCTGGTGACGGCGACCTGGCACGCTACGCGCCTTCGAGAAGCGGCGACGCGGGGGAAGGGAGGGATCGGAGGGCGCCGAAGAGGAGGGTAGCGGCAGAGGAGGACGGAGGAGGAAgcaagcgccgccgccgcggcggcagcggcggcggcggcggtggtcgCCGGCGTAGGCATTCTTATTCCGATGAATTTAATATGGTTTTTTTGGgaattttttctattattctcGATCCGttttcgctattttttttatcagcgTTGTTGGGGTTTGACGATGGATCGGTCGTTGGGATAGGGCGAAGAAGGGAgggaaataaaataagaaaagcgCGTTTCTTCTATTTCgactttttcatatatatatctatcagtttgataataaatattcctaagaatttttcctttttctttttagagtTGTTAATGAGATTAAATAGGGCGAAATAATAAATGGGAGTGAGTGGTGAGAGAAGTGGATAAGGTGGGGAAGGGAAGAGAAAAGAACGAGAGGCGCATGTAATTCTGGCACGAGGGGTGAGcacagacagagagagaggaaaaggataAGGAGGGTCTCCAGGCTCACACTGCGTTTGCAAGAATCAGCCGAGATATTGCGTTTTGGAAGAAGCAGCGGTGGAAGATACTTTGATGGGGGATATGTTTACCGTGCTGGGCACTCCAACTGTCCAACAGCGACTGAGAGGTATGTTGTGGGTTGGTATGATTAtaggaaaatttcaaaaaatcctcgtgtgatttcgtagtttctcacttcccttgtggtttaaaatgtatcaatttgtcttcctgtgatttcttttttctctttttttatcaattttattattttttttttcttaaatcagtgataaagttaaaattaaaagggtactaaagtgaatatttgataaatttagatgggtatctgaagttttttatatataatttaataaaatattaacgaaaaagctatccaaaagataaaaataaaaccacaggagggcaatttgatacattttaaactacaggggggcaaagtgagaaactacgaaaccacataggggcttttgaagtttttccatgaTTTATATGTGGCCTCGTGGTCTAAAATACATAtccatataattaaaatatatattatatataattatacatatatacatatatttgagTTTTTCGAGTTTAATTCGAACGAGTCCATTAATATTCAAGCttttaagatttgaaattaattttgatttttttttttattttcaagctCATTTAATTACGAGCCGAGGTTGGGCGAGCCGAATACTGAACCAAAAGCGGGCCGAACATGAGCCGGCTCACGCGTTTGCGAGCCCTAACAGCAACTGCCTGGGGATATTAGCTTGCCACTTTCTATTTTGCCTCGAGAGCTCGCATTGTTCAAATTATAACTTGAGCTATGGGttggatttaaaaatttagactcAAGAAGTTCCAGCTTATTTGGACACGCCCAACTGCCCAAGACTCCAAGCCCAGTCCGAGCCCAACATCATTACCCAACTAAtcatttagttatatatatttatctgcATAAAGAATTAAGgccaattgcataaaaaatcagctagttttgggtttttgcaaaagtgggtaatatttttcgtttttacatattcggtccgatttttcaacaaactgatcGAAATACCCTTGTaacattttctctctcctttttcttttctcttgttctttttttttttttattctcagagAGCGGTGGAGGTAGAGACGGAAGCGAAGGTGGCCCGCTTTGGTTTAGTTCAGCACATCCTTACCCTCATTCACGCACTCCGTACCTTCCTCGCCTCGTTCCGGACGTCAAAGGCGAGTATCTGGCAGGGCGCAGGGTCATTGCGGATGACCTAGTGGAAGTTTCCGTTCACCAAGGCCCGTCCCGAAGGGCACTTGTTGATCTCCAAAGgcagagataaaaaaaataaataaaaaatttttaaaattttgaagaacatattaaatattatcttaataaaaaaaatatttgaatcttATTGGATACGCATGGTGTAATAATTCCAGAAAGTGCAAAATTGTCTgaaatatccaaaaaaaaaaaaaaaaaaatgaaataccAATCTAGATATTCAAAACTTAatctatattaaattattttaataaacatatatacatatatttgagtttttcgagtctaattcgaGCGAGTCCGATAATGTTCAAGattgatttgaaatttattttatcttattttattttctgtttaaGCTCATTTAATTACGAGCCGAGTTCGCAGCGAGCCGAATACTAAACCAAAAGCGGCCGAAACTCATCTTCTAGCACTAACAGCgaaataatattcaaaataaaatagtttacaCATACGGATGGAATTGGGACTGGGCCTAACAAAGATCCAGTCCGATAGGCCTTGTATGGGCCGGACTTTGGGTATtcgaattttttactttagctATGGGTTGGATTTACAATTGAGACTCAAAAAGTTCCATGCCCAAGACTTCAAGCTCAGTCCGAGTCCAACATCATTACCAACTAATCAGgcatttagttatatatattcatcCACATAAAGAATTAAGGATATAACATATAGTGTAAATTATTATTCTGTATGccttactaattaaaaatttttaaggtatcgtttggttcgggggtaAGCAAAAAAtagctattacaggaataggtataaaatgAGGTATAaacggggattagatcaattttgcgttttggatgaaaattgagttatttctggaaataaaaaaaatagcgtttggttaggtaagatggaataagaattaaagtcggtagttataaataaaaaaaaatgatattatccctttctttatattagaatttaaatttttatattttatatttgtattttggaatttaaaatataaactttaaatttcaaaatatgaaattaaaatttgaaatttaaaatcttaaattttaaattcaaaattttaaattttaaatttaagatcaaatttaaatttgaaaaatataaaatcaaattttaaattaaaaattaaaatatcaaatttaaatttaaatttaaaatttgaaattaaaaattataaactttaattttgagattacaaattataaattaaaaattaaattgtaaaattttaaaataagaacaGGGGTAGGaacaattaacaaaaaaaatttattataaaatttgttataatatttaaatataaataatatgtattaatatagtacaattaataattttataataaaaataatgtattataatatataacatattatatgtAGTGTCCTTGGAGTACAGTATTTGAGACTTGTCGACACGtcgggagagtgtcgggacaaatCCCAGTTGCGTtagcgcgaaatagacgcaaaacggactcagtgggACGCAAGAGCAGGAAGTAGCATTGGAATCTGTAAATGGCAGATTTTTCAGCACTTAGTACCGGTACaaaggggtgtaccggtaccctatATGTTTTCCtgcgcagactgctctcgggttgcctatTATGCTGCGTGGTatcggtacaacattgatgttgtatcggtacaccagggtaggtgaggggtgttttggtcttttggctCCTCGTTGTTGTCACCCTCACCTACTCCCTCTATATACGTGTAGGGAAGTTGAGAAGCAGAATTTTGCTGGTTTTCTTCTCCTACTTCACAGTGAAGCTGGGTTTTTCACCTTGGTCCATTCAACTCTCCAATTTACACTACTTCAACCTTGAGATACAGAtttccagcagcgaccttcggcatttcggctcgtgtgcgacgtaggaaggttggattgcggtgaaacttggtttgttgga
This genomic window from Ananas comosus cultivar F153 linkage group 3, ASM154086v1, whole genome shotgun sequence contains:
- the LOC109707933 gene encoding ferredoxin-thioredoxin reductase, variable chain-like — encoded protein: MPTPATTAAAAAAAAAAALASSSVLLCRYPPLRRPPIPPFPRVAASRRRVACQVAVTSDVSSSEAAAVAEEEAAAAAKIGRRIRVKAPLRVYHVAKAPDLDLGGMEGTIKQYVGVWKGKRISANLPFKVEFLIRIDGQDRPVKFFAHLREDEFEYVPSSDGPN